In Solanum lycopersicum chromosome 3, SLM_r2.1, the genomic stretch TCCTTCTAATCTTTCCTTCAGTCTTTCCAGTGCAAACATGGGAAGGCTTATATCTTCAGGATGGTGTAAGGCTATTTGATTTTGCACATTCAATCATCAGATATGTTTGTGACATATTCTCATGtccaatttttttaacttacaACATGAAAATCACAAGTGCAACTTAAAACTTTTGTTGGTTTTATTCTTGTTAGAGTATCTGATTGTTGTTAAGCTTTTCTTGGCATTGATGGGACATAAGTTATTTGTAGCTTTTTTAGATGAACAAAATGATATTTCGACGGTCAAGCTTATCCATACCTCTGCTACAGAAAGATGAAAAAGCTACCGTATAAATCCTCTTATTTGACTTCCACCTCTTCTTTTACTGGTGTGGAGGATACTGTTAAGCTAGAAAGTGAAAAAACATGAAGTGTTTAAGAATTCGTGTTGGTAGTAGTTCgccaaaattttcagatttgaaatgaaaaaagatttgttttcaaaagttgagtgcAACTGGAGTATGTGCAAATTATTTGGCTTTTACTCTACGTGGGTCACATAGTTCTCAGGATCTTTGATTTTGTTATTAGCTCCGAGTCATTATTATCATGGAAGGTCACAACCAGCCTAGAGTATTTGAGTGCACCTGAAAAGTTGTGTACAAGGCAAGCTATACCctatatgtttaatttgttGAAGACATAAtactttatatttgtatattcataCATTTGTGTCTTAGACATTGCTCTCAAGATCTGATTTTGTTATCAGCTCTGAGTCATTATTATTTCGGAAGGTCTTAACTCATGACCAACCTAGAATATTTGAGTGCACATGAAAAGTTGAACAAGGTAGGCTATACCTTGTAGGTTTAGTTTGTTAAAGACATGGTactttatatgtatatcttCATACATTTGTGTCATTGACTATAAAATTAGCACCAGAATTTGATCAATTGGAATTACTATAGAACCTAGTGGGAATTTTACCAGACTATTATATCGTGTACTTTTGAATGTATTTCCAGGAGTACAAACATTAACACGTTAATATATAGAGTAACTTCTTACTTGACATGGGTTATTTTTCACTTGGTAGCAGCACTACAATAGTTACATGGctgaatacatatataattctcCACTTGATTGCTCTTGTTTAAGAGTTCTGCTCTTCTCAAACctcttcatttaatttaatcatttagCATAAACACACAAAATGATAATGCAGTTTGTAGTTCTGTGTATTCTATACGccttttgtttcttttgacATGGTGAATGTCACTTCTGGTGAGATAGAAAATAGAATGATGATGACTGGTATGCACACTGTGGCAGACATTTTCTGTGTCTGTTGTGGGTCAAATGTTGGATGGAAATATGTGAGTATAAAGTGATAAGATGCAAGACATTGTCTTTGGCAGTTGATAGAAGTTTTAGTTAATCCTAATATGACGATTCTTTTCAGGAGGCCGCCCATGAGATGAGCCAAAAGTACAAAGAAGGAAAATCAGTGCTTGAGCGGTCAGTTGATTACTTCAGTTTTCTTTAGAATTGAGTTAGGAACATATCATAAGTCCTCACTGAGGTACTTTCTTTTATACTCAACAGGTTTAAGATTTGTGGCGTTGATGGAAGCCATTACTCGTCTAGTCATGATATTCATGTTGCAGGAAGTGATGCTGATGATGTTTGATCACAATccagaaaaaaaattctatcccAAAATGTACATTCTTTAACTCACCACCCCATTAGTTCTTTATGGACCATTGGATTCTTGAATAACTTAAGCTACTACAACTTCTTTAAGCTTGTCCTCTATTGTCTATATTAACATGGAAGCCACCATGTGTTGTGGCAAACTAACATGACCATCTGCCTGCATTTGTTTGCAATGACAAGACATTACTAGTAGCAACCACTCTGCTTTCATTGCTTCGGTTTTTCCATTGTTGTTTGGTTACTAGATAGAGCTATGTGggtattagttatgcaggtaTTACTTACAAAGGGTTTAGTTATGCAGATATTACTTATGCGGGTATTAGTCATGCAGGTATTAGTCAAGCAAGTAGTCTGGACATgtctttttgaaataaaaccAGGACTATAAATTGATTTGCCGTCTAGTTTGCCCTTTTCCATAACCATCCCATATCCTTCCTGAGTTACTCGCATAGACCATTTAGGTCTACCTAGATATTCCATAAGCCCCAATATTCTATCAAGGCAGTTGCCGAACCATACTACATAGTTCTGGCAACAACAAAAGCTTAAAAAATTAGCACCTTACCCCCATCATCACATCAAAACTTGGTAGAGTTCATAGAAGTAAAACTGGTCTAGTATGGTGTGAAGTTTTGTCCAGACGTAAACAGAATGATGTCAAAAACTAGCTAACATTTTTGTCCGAAATCATGGCTTTGTTgttttatcaacaaaaatatgacAAGAGTTAGTAGAAATTTAAGATTATTCAGCAGATTTGTAATGACCTATTATGTCATTTTAGTTGTTTAGGGCGATAGTACCCTTGTGTAGATCTCTGTGAGTCAAGAGTGTGGTAGAAATTCGGAAAAGGAAAATCGAGTATGAAAATCTGCTTGTGTTTCACTATAGTGGACACTTTCTTTGTAATAACTAGATCACTATTTATACCTCATTAATTTCTGTTGAGCAATTCATACGCTTAGAGAGTCAAATTTATGGGGTTTCTAGGTAGGTTAGGTTCATAAATCTATACTAGAAAGGCAAGATTTAACGGACTAGAATTGAAGATCATTCATAATTAAATTGCCCCACATGTTATGCCATCAAAATAATAACCCTAGGTTTCAATAGATGAAATCCTATGGATATTCTTTTCAGTTCTAGGAGTAAACCAAAATATGGAAGAAATGAATGAACGGAAGACACTTTCCTCAATAGAGAAAAACCCCAAGTCTTGGAAAAATCTTCTCTGGGGTTCTTTAGTCAGATATTTTACATTATGACTTAGTATGGAAAAAAACTAACATAAAGACGCGAGTTACTATTTTCCGACCTTCTCCGTAGCGAAACTTCACAACTTCGTTATGATCATCCATACTTCCTATTCGATAAAATCATCTTTAAATAATTGGTTAAACCTTCTAAAGGTAAAATTATGCGAGTTTGAATACTCAAGACCTTTGTTTGAGAAAGAAGATGATTAATGTGTTGTTATATTTCTAGAATGAATACTTCTAAGGGTAAGATTGTTTGTCGTCTCATGATGAGAACTTACGAGTGATGAGTCTAAATATGAGAGTTTTATTATTGTCCGTAGTCTCATGTTGAAAACTTGCGAGTAATAAGTCTAAATATGAGAGTTTTATTACAACACCACTTTTgttcaatatttcttttttgatgGCAAGGGAAACCCGCAACCGCTATCCTTTGGGTGAGCACAAGGTAAAACCCCCCTCTTATGCAATAGATCGCAAATCAAATAGGATAGGTAACCCGCACTAGCAAGCCTAAAATGcctataaatttaataaatatctttAGTTCCACTTGAAACTTTCTAACTTCTTAACCTCATATATGATTAGACATGCAGACCTTTCTCGTTTCACATGTAGAATCTGAATATATGTCATACCTCAACGAtctaaatttgatatattttttttaaatttcaaccTTTTTGCAAACTTTGTACACGATAAGAAATTATTGGGCAAAGATATCTGATTGTCTTTCATACGGTCACAATTAAGATAAAAGGGTGAATTTTGtccaaatgaaaataatgaaaccAGAATGATGTCCAAAACTAACAAACATTTTGTCTGACACTCATGACTTTATTGTTTTATCAACAAGATATGACAATTTGCATAAAATAACATACTCATTATCCTCAATAGAGAAAACTCTCCCTTAACGAAGTTTCAGTAGATAACAACTATTTGATTACAATTAAGATTATTAAGCAAATACATAACGACTTTTTCCATCGTTATTATTGTTTAGGCGATAGTACCCTTGTGTAGATCTCCGTGGGTTAAGAGTTGGTAGAAATCTTAAAATGGAAAATCGAGTGTGAAATTCATTTTGTGTTTCCCTATAATGAACACTTCTTTAAATAGCGAGATTGGTATAACGAAGGAAGGCTACATAGAGAAGGTAGCGAAGTTTCGCTATAGTGAAGGTCAGGAAATAGTAACTCGTGTTTTAAAGCTAGTTTCATTCAGATTTAATCATAACGTAATTTTTTTACCAGATTGGACCTGCAGACGGTTTGTGTGTCACATTTACCGTCCATATATTCGTCATACCTCGACgatcaaaatttgatattttaaatgcTCTTTGATTTCAACATGAAAAGATATTAGCTATTACTATATCTACATTTGCTTTAGAAAAGCTCAGTCAAAGCAATGAAATTTAATGACTcaaatctaattcaaatttttgaagtgttatagTTGACCTTAGTAAGTCATACAAAAATTACGGGTAAAATTACTTAATATTTGGCTTTCATATAACAACAACTGAAGTTTTATCCCAATGAAAGAAtaattgttgacacccaatctTATCCTTTATGAATTTCATGGtaataaaaatatcttagaTGGAGCTTGGAACTTACTATCCTCTGCCAAGAAGACAAAGATTTACTTCCATAAAAAGGATGATTTATGCGGATCAACAATTATTACTGTCTTTGTATTTATTCACCTTTATTAAGAACTTATGAATAATCATTTTCAAAGTTCAATTACTATCATGCTCAAGTATTTTTACAAAATCTAGttataatcatatttttgaTTTGGTTTCACTTGTATTTAACAAAATCTAGTTATAATCCTATTTTTAATTTGGTTTCACCTgtatttacatattttattattcttttatactATCTTAGTTTAGTTAGTTCTGGTAGTAAAGAATTTTTTGTAAGTCGAGTATATTTTCTGCCATCATATGAATTTTTCTTGCAACTTATTCAATTATCTAAATGATGTGTAACTCTCTATTCAATTATTCATACATGCTTTTTATTTGGGGTTTTTGCGTCCTAGCAAAACTACtatattgattttaattctTAATCATGTTTTCTCATTTATCTTGTTGTTGCTACAATTCTCATTTAcccaaattttctttttcctgtTTGTTGGAATATGCTTTATTATAAGTTTGGTGTTTattggaaataattttttcatctcTAAGAAATACAGATATGATATGTGTACACTCTATCTCTATCCCTCTTCAAATTTCAGTTctgaaaattacatttatttttatttgaagatattattatttttgtaattatgtGTTTATTGTATGTAATTTCGATGAagccttttatatttttgaatgttaTCAAAACTGACCAACTATTTAAAGTCAAAAACTTTTGTGTTAGGAATGAATATCAATTTCAAGTTACAATGATTCACTAACTTTTATATTGAGAAAATTGATTAGTGTAAAGTTACACTATCTTTAAATAAGATTCACAATTCTCAAAGCACATTCAAGTCATGTAAAAAAATAACACTAAGATAATtgatgaactttgatagaataATCACCCAATGTATGTTTTTGTTAACTATGTCAATCTATTTTAGCATCTTGTCTCGTTAGTCTATTTGTATGAAAACCtttcttactttattttttaaattaattaaacttttaGGACATACATGTTCTCACTTCtaaatactttttatatgtaCATCACTTTGATTTCAACCATGACAAGTGGAGTCGTCAATTTGTGAAACATAGCTTAAAAGGAATCATCTCTCCATGCTGGGACATGTACGTGTTGGCCTTTTAGGAAATGATGACACAATACAGGCTATAGTTGACTTCTTGGATGAAgcacatatataaatttataaaaataaagcacttcttatttcattctttttcaattttatatattaccATTTTAAAAGTTTCAGAAACTAGACAACTTTCATTATTATACTAATATGTCCATATACTCTCGTATAATCTTAATaccaatttatttatatatatttcattaagaattcttttcttcttgttttaaAGCGTTTAAAAGAGTTgatcataaaaaaatgaaacaaagggAGTAACtattgccaatctgtgttatgaaaatcagaaattactggttgcaataaatcattcagaaacacgaagttactgagatttttagaaccagtaagtaagatgaaaaaaaatttattggtaaaaaataattgaatctgtaaaaacttaccagaatctggaatgctctttttaataatttaggaagaaaatcaagtccactgaattcatagtgtccccttaaggaaattattcccctcgagtatccgaggtttgatttggaatataacctcccagggtaaaatgatcttaatcagtagagtatagataccaaaaactctactgtcagtgAATCAATCCATAGCatgaaagtacacgaagaaatatgtggtttttaagaagaaggaagatcagaaaaattcatagggaaatattctgaagactgaataatatttataggcaagaagaatttattctgaaaggttgcaaccccttcagaattgacacgaccattaatgaaagattgcaaactttcaaatggtattgactgttcctgaaagttgcaacctttcagaacagtcatggcgggaatttttaaatataacggaaaTTAAAATGGGTCACGCATGCGGATTCAAGTCGGGTCgaataactaaaaagttgaaaacatttcgatTAACttttgttatcaactaattaattgaaaataatttttggccatttaattaattaaataaataattaaaataaatttatccaaaaaattatctcttgatcgatcatttgccaaagccaaagccaaagccgaatcCGAAGTCGAAGCGAGCGACAACggcgacggcgcgagggggtccctctttccaatccttttaacaattaataggagtgtttatttatttaaactctcctattttcatttccattaccgatgagggacaattgcctttttcattaaagcattagaggacttttcaagttcccaacctttcaagttctaaacttttcaaattcctctcctttcctgtatttcccatcaattcttgctacatacccaacaatcccccacattgatggggaatagttagaacataggaatgcacggacaattgtgtactttacaagcaaagATTAATTgtatctggataagtaggtttccccttggactttccataatgaacatatgtcggatatactcggtcaatcggtataTGTGATATTGTTAAACCGTCGAGTTTTGGTGTATACCTaaacaaccatatgtcacacaattaaccctttactttttatgtttcttacgattgtgttcgtttcagccatgaacacctcctggtttcatgagtgtatagagaatagactTTTGACACagaattctctttgaagcggcttccacttcacactcacataggtgatttctaaccgtgtcatctcgtagatacactatttggtcaaatctaccaaacttagtaaatcattaaaaaactttaagctttattacctcattaacaagacTTAAAGTTttaaccttttcctgaacattgtcttcatcatgagaattgattgagttaattgacaatggCTCGACAATGTCGAACCAACaaccacaactttgtttttctccttgaatctagctcttgggatctccagtgtgctagatagagttaccttTATGCTGACTTGTCTaaagccgtaaacccattcccttagatgatctttcaactgcctctctcactaggcctttcgttagtggatctgacacattatcgcttgactttacatagtcaattgtgataattccactagaaaGTAGTTGTCTTACggtgttatgtctacgtcgtatatgacgagacttcctgctgtacataacgctccctgACCTACCTATTGCTACTTCACTATCTCAATGTATGCAGattggtccaacaggtttgggccagaaaggaatatcctctaggaaattcttgagccattccgcttcttcaccagccttatccaaagcaatgaatttagattccattgtggagcgagcaatacatgtctgtttggacgatttccaagagacaactcctccaccaagtatgaatacataaccacttgtggattttacatcatttgacccggtgatccaatttgcatcactagatccttcaatcacaacaggatatttattattatgcaaagcataatgttctgtccattttagataacccaacacacgtttcatagtCATCCAATtagtttgattcggattactagtgtaccaactcagtttactaatagcacatgctatatctggtcgcgCGCAATTTACAATATACATCAAACAGATTTTCATTGTCGAGTACTccgcctaggttcctcactagttagaatattttccattgattcttctcgtggtcgtttaggtctttcactagttgactcactttcagttttatacggataaatgtttttaaaaaatactgcattatctgattcaattatcgtattaacatgaatctcaggattatcagatttgtgaaccaaatattgacaggctttactattcacagcatacccaataaagacacaatctattgttttgggtccaattttaaccctctttgGTAAAGGAgtctctaccttggctaaacacccccacactttgaaatatttcaatttgGGTTTTCTcactttccacaactcatatggaattgattgtgtttttcgatggggtactctattgagtattttattagctgtaaggatggcttcccccaaagatttcgcggtgaactagaattgatcattaaggcattcatcatttcctttaatgttctgttcttccattctgccaaaccatttgactgtggtgtataaggtgcagtagtttgatgaataataccatattctaaacatatctctgcaaaataagattcatattctccacccctatcactcagaataatttttatctttagattcaattggttttccacttcatttttgtattgcttaaatgcatcaattgcttcatccttactattaagtaaatatacataacaaaatcgagtgcagtcatcaataaaagttataaaatacttttttccaccacgagatggtgttgacttcatatcgcatatatctgtgtgaattaactctaaagttttagaatttttttcaacagacttgtaaggatgtttaacagacttactttccacacaaatttcgcatttcgacttatcgcatttaaaatcaggcaatacttctagattaacaaattttcacaaggctttgtaatttacatgtctcaaacgggcatgccataaatcacttaactccaattagtaaatagaaacaaaatttttattaatactgtcaacaacctttacatttaatttgaaaagaccctcattgaggtagccctttcctacgaacatttcattcttacttattacagctttatcactaactaggacacacttaaacccgttcttaacgagtagtgcaacAGAAagtaaattcttcctaatagtagtgacatgcagaacattgttcaaagtcaacaccttgtcgtatgtcattttcaacattactttcccagtgcctgcaatccttgttgtttttgtgtttgccatgaataaatcttcattgtaCTCAGTaggagtgtacgttgcaaagACTTCTTTCGCAGAGCAAATAGTGGCACCTAAGTcaagaaaccactccttgggatttccaacaaagttacactccgatatcattgcacacaggtcatctgcatcttccatcttttctacgatgtttgcttgacttttgcctttgcctttgtttttttcctttcttggagcatgacaatcagaagatctatgaccagcctgcccacaattataacagttacctttgaatttcttcttggcctgttctgacttctacctgttggacttctttctctttttgtctttggtaggagcttcttcaacaatattaactccaatgattgttgaactcttacgcgagttcttttcggcatttctgttatcttcctcaatcttgagcctAATCACATGATCTttaagcttcatttctttacgcttgtgctttagataattcttgaaatcgttCCACGAAGGAGGAAACTTGTCGATTATTGCAaccacttgaaaagcttcatttactaccatatcttcagcaataagatcatcaagaatgagttgaagttcctgcacttgcGATCCAACAgtttactatctaccattttatagtctgAAAACTTTGtgaccacaaactttttcaa encodes the following:
- the LOC104646461 gene encoding protein yippee-like isoform X1 codes for the protein MVNVTSGEIENRMMMTGMHTVADIFCVCCGSNVGWKYEAAHEMSQKYKEGKSVLERFKICGVDGSHYSSSHDIHVAGSDADDV
- the LOC104646461 gene encoding protein yippee-like isoform X2, which encodes MGRLFVSTLEGNIYSCKHCGTHLALSENIVSKEAAHEMSQKYKEGKSVLERFKICGVDGSHYSSSHDIHVAGSDADDV